The following nucleotide sequence is from Corylus avellana chromosome ca7, CavTom2PMs-1.0.
TTCATCTTTCATGTTGCGTGTTTTTGTCAATTGGGACAAAAAAATATGACAAGAAAggtttaccaaaaaaaaaaacataaaatgtcATGTAAGAGAGGAaaacggaaaaagaaaaagagtcaATAATACGCGATTTTAGTGTATTGCCAAGTAAAGGACTCCCATGGTTGCTCCATTATTGATAGAACAATGACGGATTgcttaataaaaaacaataaatttttgcATGTCCTTCCATGAAACAATGGAACATTCAGAATCCAACTGATAGGATGTTATTCTGTTCTGTCTCTGATAAAGAAGATGAACAAGGGACCATCATGCCTGGCTTCCTATTACATGAATTGGTGCGAATATTTGGAGTTTGTAAATGATCAAAAAACCAAACATATTTACCCCAACCAGACCCGATTATAAGCCGACTCTCACCAAATCTTCCCATTATTAAACGAACTGGTTTCAAATGCAGAATTACAGAGCATGTGCGAAGATGACGGTTGCGAGCTCTCACATCATGCCGAGGATGTTGTAAATCAAAGTTTCGGCAAATTAATCCTCCGAAGACACGCTTTCAGTAGGCCAACCTACTACAAAATTCAACATTACAACTCGAGTTCTTTTCACAAGTACAATACACTTAATTGTGACCCCCTCAGGCAGCTCCCAATAGACGCTCAATATCCATTTTTGTCTTCCAAGCAGAGAATCCGATTAGTCTCCGGTCGTCATTAGATGTTCATCCCAAACTATGAAGTTCGAGATTTTTTCACTTCTGATAAGGATGGTATCTTCTAGTCAAAGAACTGCCACCCCTCTCATATCCTTTACCATTGTCataaccaccaccaccgccgccGCCAACTCCTCCATATCCTTTACTACCACCATATCCAGCAGGACCGCCATAAGCACTGGGAATGCCATAACCACCAGCTCCATATCCAGCACTTCCGTACATGGGTGCACCATACCCATATCCATATCCATATCCACCAAAGCCACCATAGAAACTGGCAGAACTTTCACCATAGCTTCCCCCGTAACCACCATAACCATCATAGACACCATACCCACCATAACCCCTGTCCATTTTTCCACCATCCCGACCCCCTCCCGTTTTATACCCGCCATACCCAGCTGAACCACTACCAAAACCACTGTATGACTTAGCAGCACTTCCCCTATAATCACCACCAGCTCTTTTGGGTTCTGCCTTCTTTATTTCCACCTACATTTGACATTACAGTGCAAAGATTAttaaacatttttcatattgaaaataCAAAGAACACTATTGCCAATTTAAAATCCTAACATGGCTTTTGACGAACCTGCTTGCCTCCAAGTTCATGCATTTTTCCCTCCAAAAAGATTTTTTCTACAGTGTCTTCACTCTCAAAAGTGACAAACCCAAAGCCTCTAGGCCGCCCAGTTTTATGATCCAGCATAATTTGGTGCTCAATAATACTGCCGTAAGAAGAGAAGTATTCCTTCAATTCATCTGCAATGTTTTaacatataattaaatgaaaacttcatattttttcttattaatgtGTTTACTTTTGTCatggaaaaatcaaaatgatttgtTGGACTACAATTACCATCAGTCAAAGATGCTGGTATTCCACCAACAAAAATCTTCTTTGTTTTCAGTACCCCCTTAACCTCTATATCCTCCCTTGGGACTGTCCTCTTCACTTCAACCTGATAGGGGAACAATTTCATTACTCCTAAGGGAAAAATATTAAGGGGAAGTGTGGTATACAAAAAGATCTGGGAATGTAACTGAGAAATGGGGTTTCAAATGTTACCATTCTGCCATCTATAACATGGTCTTCTGCCAAAACCGTATCAGCAACTGCTGGGTCAGAAAATGTTACAAATCCAAACCCCCGTGGCCTTCCTGAATGTTTATCGATCATTATTACAGAATCTGTTATGTCCCCATACTTGCTGAAGTAATTAGCAAAAGCCTCTGAAAACCAAATGACCATAAAAGGTAAGGAGGACATAAAGGGAAGCCAAAATTACTCGAGAACAAAGGGATGAGAATATGGTAATGaaaaaatggaaacaaataTATGAAGGCATCTATAATCTTTTCTATCATATAATTTGTGCAACTCTCTTCTGCCTCTCTccacagaaaagaaaaattcaaatacaaacGAAAAGGAACATACCAAACTAACAATACAGACTACTGCATTAATTTTGGTAGGAAATAGCATTTGGCTTCAGTTTGTTACATGTATCATGTGTTCTAGAATTTCATAAGACAACCAAGTCAAAATTTTCTTCTGTACTGGTCATGACTTCAATTTAAATGCCGTCTTACTCTGCTGTAACAACTGCAACAGGCCCACAAAAGCCATACCTTGTAACCAGAGGTTGCATTGAGCTGGGCGAACCATGCTTGCCCGACTTTGAACCCAAGCTGGCCTATAGAAACATTTTATGCGACTCAACTCAACTTAATAAAACATATTCCAAATACATGGGCATACTTATAGGAATCAGTTTCCACCAACTAGTCTACGTGCGGCAAAATCCATGACAAGCATGaattaaacacaaaatatagaagaatataaaaacatcaaaataatatgCTTGGCTGAGCttaaattttctcaaatcaGGCCGGCCCAGCAATTATACATTTCCTCAAAATTGAAGTCCTCTACATTCATGCTGGACAACCAGAAGCAGCCCCAACCCATTGTGAATGTTTCTTCAGATGTCAATCCATTATTCTtagattataaaaaatattgatcTATATTATTCAGCATAGCATTCAAATCCATGAAGACCAAGCTATTTCTTCTTTCAGAACTTTTCATTGGGTATGCCTTGACAAAGGATATCATACAACACttttgaactaattcattactAATACGGTAGTAAATAAAACCACATTATGAATTTTAATCCCCACAGCAGACAAGAAAGgaggaatattttttttttttttgataagtaagaaaGGAGGAATATTTTCACTTAGactatgatataaaaaaaaaaaattaaaaaattaaaaattaaaaacctaacAATACTCGTGTTCATGGTTATTTACATGGTGAGCTTCAACCTCTGTAACAAAATTTACACAAAACAAGAAGTAATAGAATGATAAGTGGGAGCAGACATCAAACCTTGACTATGTTATGACTAACAAACCAGATTCTAAATGCAATATAAATTGCAGACATTATGTAAAAAACACTAAATTCAGATTCTTTCACCAGGCATTACATCTACAACAGGGTATATTGGAAAAGTAGGCTAAATTCCCTAAAATTGGTAGTATTCAATGCATGAGATAAGGAAAAATAAACTACAAAGTTGTAACGTTATGAAATTTAGAGAATAAACTGGAACATCTGGTATATTTACGGGATCAAAAGTATAGTTTAGCCATTAAATAACAACCGAAACAACAAGCAACCATGTAAATTGAGATAACATAAGTCAACCAGTAGAAAAATATGAATTCATAGTTGGCAGGCACAGTGACACATAAAATAAGCCATTGTTGTCCTAATCAACAGACACACTCGATGTCTAAACAAACACGACTAACCCAGTTTATCTTGTCCCATGATTATATTTTCGTGGATAAATATTGTACCATGATTATATTTTCGTGGATAAATATTGTACCATGTTTATAACTATACCTTAATATATCATTGGAACAACAATCCTTTGGTCAAAAGAAATTTACTTCGGGCATTTCCCACAACTCAATGAAAACGAATTCATTCCACTCTTGGAATTAGAAATACACGATGTTACATGTAACATAATAATTCAACTCCACAACACAATGAATGACTTATGAAAAAAAACTGGGGCTTAAAGTACCTTCAGTGGTCTCCCAAGAAATGCCTCCAACGAAAAGCTTTCTACACCACAGAAACAAAAGCCCAAAGTTTCATTTACATCAATCCAAGGACGCACAGTGTTTCATCAAATATCAATAACACCCCCAACCGGTCTATAACTGAAATTCCTAAAACTCCACGATAATCCAAACTACAAtcgataaaaaataaaaataaataaaaacctaacTAACCCTGCAGACGCCGAGTCACGGTGACCGATTGAGTGCTTTATGCCATTGCCTGCGGTACCTACGTTATCGTTCGGTTCGAAACCACGCTCCGAATCGAATTTTTTTCGTTCttgttgttggtggtggtgCTCTTGGTCCTGAAAATCTTCTTGATATTCTTCGCCATTGTAGGCGAATTGATCGTCTTCGAAATGGGATGGTTCTGCGTAATCTTCCATGGAGTGTTTCGGGGCTTAGCAAAACCCTAGCTTCGTAGTTTGAGCTGGTGCAAAACCGTAGCAGAGAACGAAACCCTAGCTGGGATTTTTCGTGGTGCAGAAACCCTAGCTCCAAAACGGCGCGTTTGACAGACTCGGGATgtgaatttgaaatttagatTGCGGTTGCGATTTTATGTAAGAACGGGGGTAATCCTTTTCCAAACGATGTcgtttctttatttctttcggAAACCCAGATGGATATTTTGGATGTTTTAATGCGACGGTCTCTCAGCACTCCTTGCGGCCTCGTCActttaacaacaacaacaacaaaaaaaaataaataaataaattttactattTACTTACCTAATCATTAAACAAATAtactttcttcttcctttttgcttttcatttttctctccttttttttctttctctttcccttttctaTGTAGcttctctcccttctcttttcttctctctccctcgTCAATGAAATCAAAGTATATATTATGCCATataattgcattaaatattattactGTTAAAAGATGGTAAAGACAAAAAAtctctgttttaattttttttaaaattccagAATTGATATGGGAGTGAAAATAAGCCGACGTTACTAACAATCCAAAATTAATCATGAAAAACATTATCTTCTTCCAATAGaaattaaaactaagaaaatgaaggaaatattacaaaattttaaaaatattaccttagaataagacaaatattcttaaaatagatcattaacaaacattcaaaaataaaaaagttagagaaagaataaacaaatctttcaagaataatattttaatgaaatagtgaaagttgattgttaaagtagtgagacTGTGCGAGTGCTCTAAAAATGTAtgttgttaaaataactaaaagtgtacttttggttattttgatgagtaaaatttggtgaggttGCAAGGAATGCTCTCACACGGCCTCGAGCCTATTAGCGGTtgataactgctaaccgcatatccttatatatatatatatattatattagggataaatgcaaaattgatccttgtggttggcttaaattacaaattattccttaaaatataaaaaataattttatagttctctgtagttggcctaaatcaCAAATTACTCCATAtggtataaaaataatttataggtcttcagggtatgcaaaaataaatgTTTGCTCCCTGAAATCAATTTACATGCTCTAAAGATAAATGACAGTTTAATAGAAGGAgtaacccatttttttttccaaattaatttgaattaaaactTTGTCATAATTTATAaacttgaatgttgtttttatttatttttcagtgGTTAGAAGATGTGACCGTCAAATTCTCACAAAATGCTCCAAAATCAtgacaagaaaaatgaaaatgggaGAGAGGGTTACGCacagagtaaaattttgggaatataagagattatgttaatttactataaTAGTATGACTTAGAGTGATggctgatgtgtaatcttagctagtatcctaaaatgatgtgaaaaatcctagttattattttttaagttataaattaataataacacgtgtcACTTTTTTGCTGGGTATGACGAGACAAAATTACAAATTCTATTAAGTTACGTAACGGCAATTAATTTTAGGgcgtaaattgttattttagcaTACCTTgaagacctataaattattttttataccacaagaagtaatttataatttaggccaattacatggacctataaattatttttataccacatgagtgatttataatttaggccaacctcatgaactaattttgcatttatccctatatattatacaatattgtatgtaaaaaaaataataataatataccaAAGAATTGCATTTGATATATGGTTTTCGTTTTgagtttaatgaaattgagctttattcattttaaaaaagaataataatattcttGAACTTTGTTACATTTTGAAGCCTtctcattatttaaaaaatgtccAAAACCATCTAAAATATGCCCTAAAAGGAGGTTCAAGGAAGTCCTAAAACgccaaaattggcccaaaatACTCATTTCTAAAAAGCAGCTATGCTGTTATGCTGTACGATTATGAGTTTTAATAACCGCTAGCCGACGTTTTATTTAAAAACTGCTAACCACTTAAGACAGAGCGGTTCCagctacaaaaatttaataaccgcTTTAAACAGTTGCGGTTACCGATTAGAAGCAATAACCTCTAACCGCAATTGCTTGTACACTTCTACTGCCACACCATATTTGACTTACTTGATACATTAGTGTTCAGACATACGTGATAAATGACAAACTGTAAACTTTGATGGAAAACTGGCAAAGGGCCTATTTAAAACTTAGGGAAAACCTAAATATTGAAACCATAAATCTAAGGATTTAATCCAAATCAGATGAAAATTAAtggactaaattatattttcccCAAAATCACAATCGACTTCGTATGTCTAGTTTCCTTTTAAGACTTTGTAATTCCAATTTTTTCTATGAACACATCTGTTTTCTAAGTTTAAGATTTGTGTTTACAATTTTCTATGAAAAATACCTCATATATTTGAACGTATAAGTTAAGATCTTCCTCtcatttacatttattttattgacaAAATTATATAGTCCATAAGTTCTTAAGAATGACCcaataaaatttgagaaaaggCCATATTTTTCCATAATACAGaagttagaaaaagaaaatgattttaaaccaaaaagtaattatagtttcaagaaaatcaatcattttgagCAATTATCAAGTGTGGTCAAAAATTAAGGATTCAATGGTGAAGATGAACACGGCTTACGGCATTCATATTGAGCTCTTtaaatttggcttttctttaaaaaattgaagaaaaaaaaaactcacaaaaagagTCATTTAGCAAGCTCTgtactctatttcaaatttaactttgattaaCAAGGCTCTCCAAATACCAAGtaccaaaaagtaaaagttatttagttctttaatcttatatatttattttccttctctctctcatctaccaagaacaaaaaagaattaaaaaaataagaaaataataatatttaactaaagtataGGAAGATATATTGAGTTTGATatttagttcattttaaaagtgactcttcaaatttaaaaaagtaaatttttctcttcaaatttaacttttatttgaagagctaaATATGGATGCTCTTACAAAGAAGCAAGAAGGAAGTATTTGGCATGAGTCATGAAAGGCTTGGAAAGTATCAACTACAGCTTTGTAGGCCAA
It contains:
- the LOC132188699 gene encoding heterogeneous nuclear ribonucleoprotein 1 isoform X2, encoding MVRPAQCNLWLQEAFANYFSKYGDITDSVIMIDKHSGRPRGFGFVTFSDPAVADTVLAEDHVIDGRMVEVKRTVPREDIEVKGVLKTKKIFVGGIPASLTDDELKEYFSSYGSIIEHQIMLDHKTGRPRGFGFVTFESEDTVEKIFLEGKMHELGGKQVEIKKAEPKRAGGDYRGSAAKSYSGFGSGSAGYGGYKTGGGRDGGKMDRGYGGYGVYDGYGGYGGSYGESSASFYGGFGGYGYGYGYGAPMYGSAGYGAGGYGIPSAYGGPAGYGGSKGYGGVGGGGGGGYDNGKGYERGGSSLTRRYHPYQK
- the LOC132188699 gene encoding heterogeneous nuclear ribonucleoprotein 1 isoform X1 codes for the protein MEDYAEPSHFEDDQFAYNGEEYQEDFQDQEHHHQQQERKKFDSERGFEPNDNVGTAGNGIKHSIGHRDSASAGKLFVGGISWETTEEAFANYFSKYGDITDSVIMIDKHSGRPRGFGFVTFSDPAVADTVLAEDHVIDGRMVEVKRTVPREDIEVKGVLKTKKIFVGGIPASLTDDELKEYFSSYGSIIEHQIMLDHKTGRPRGFGFVTFESEDTVEKIFLEGKMHELGGKQVEIKKAEPKRAGGDYRGSAAKSYSGFGSGSAGYGGYKTGGGRDGGKMDRGYGGYGVYDGYGGYGGSYGESSASFYGGFGGYGYGYGYGAPMYGSAGYGAGGYGIPSAYGGPAGYGGSKGYGGVGGGGGGGYDNGKGYERGGSSLTRRYHPYQK